One Salvelinus sp. IW2-2015 linkage group LG4q.2, ASM291031v2, whole genome shotgun sequence DNA window includes the following coding sequences:
- the LOC111963227 gene encoding centrosomal protein of 170 kDa protein B produces MSVTSWFLVSSSGTRHRLPPEMIFVGREECELMLQSRSVDKQXAVVNYDPATDEHMVKDLGSLNGTFVNDLRIPDQTYITLKLSDVIRFGYDSHVYILERSQHKVPEEALKHEKYTSQLQMSMKALEARKREKERQHAEERTRDSFRSKQEKAEGKTALAAVASEAPVSRPTPLYGQPSWWGEDDAEHGEGQRPDEAPAENTKESYKQEANGSLSDSQARSIYSHHREPSYFEIPTKEFQQRELQEVPTKDTDPPAVPVLPPAPTPTPPVVQSHASFTIEFDDCMPGKIKIKDHVTKFSFRQQRKLLSKEAVTAPTEVMSAESKVADWLDQSDVRMXQRWSRTEDIFSTNSDLPIYNNASTGHHHEDGTRGNSEDSVVNGKQVIQSKPPMGPHTTLSTHLWPPRPFTPPDSEELLSSSPPETHSPPQSHGKEDPQQAFVIEFFDDNPRKKRSQTFTNNTVQPDSPALRNKLEKKLGPSTPTQQYTIPLKGPGPGGPQRAGSLRREKMEDRINTSFSSQSSSIQPRPFRSVGRRSKLAQDFTAEFLRESRQETRPSMNTTWERKTSPVSPTISPPPTEMAAVPNSHHTPPSPPQPPVPYLTQTSTVNQPVPLKAPLISLVNHTLEAAGTLEAAGTLEAAGTLEAAGTLEAAGTLEAARTLEAARTLEAARTLEAARTLEAARTLEAARSLEATQSLEVGSPRSLGNEEDDALSEAGTYTIETEVQDEEVVEARSKIDQVFGVVEGPEQPSHTAAAAYKPVKPQDRDEHRESSSVDLRPAPGQGQNQLQVSGGSKWVSRWASLADSYTDSGPASGLFDIPSQIELSGGVGGRTGYQAMLSRNVKSVESEGQSSRTRRILPQAPLVETNETPTPSILVHQDTYSTYDVREKSSRALCPQEGLHNLSVQDDLDPDSLSDVSKSDDGSIVEQRTTPTPDMTDKSSSQSREEERPRLPPKSTSFYIDSEKRGSRPNTPRTERKLPPPPNTPQLSTATLTKQRGGQDSQKTVKPNSSAPKLDYQGRVSPQPKEISVCLVRQESFTKDQPSDAAQVTRLPHISSQPALNDPDPAEVFQGICSQDTHSYLKETEDALAALEAKLQAQTDVVPCPIDDTLSGESDMDSASTASQRSNQTAPKTRSKKPSITCGLQRERSSASSFTQKPSRLPSAHNRLSEKQRSQGEDSRDSKPEPGRRLGMRRSVGKHGSMDLSDDPQSSSLPYWPDTISSDQEGYRPTARKKYTAXLQKEESSKSSKVSQALSRSNSMYAPRPTRASMLRRARLGEASDNEGTETDRISQEASGTTKASQDSKKQLSRLDMLALPRKRTSSFHTPSDTESSAPRTGFSNRSTESNSGSGRKASVAGPSSKPVLGRASGAPCKPITRGRSSSAKYTSSTASSRQRQKGSDYTSTSEEEYDSGNQITPKHKRSQTPSASRSQPLIPPRPKPRSRDSDQESHEGDAYQNWSSHSAEIAKLSQDLAKDLAILAREIHDVAGDTDPQSSSGVEANTPASTMTTQDELVHPIPEAGVNYQRAPPGSPAAGDPDQTMMNEQEHNSKHRGWNQEEVVVDDLMLNPVSQISLAIRENTEQLAEKIKVLFHNKQDVWEEIEAKINAENDIPVLKGSNKEITSILKELRRVQRQLEVINTIIEPSGNLEPAKTSTPISPSSASVRPSRAPSRDWRSLGSQRGEGGVSSSSSRSSESVRRSAMASEAESYVV; encoded by the exons tggCCAGCGAGGCTCCAGTGTCCAGACCTACTCCTCTGTATGGGCAGCCGTCGTGGTGGGGGGAGGATGATGCTGAACACGGTGAAGGACAGCGGCCAGACGAGGCCCCGGCAG AGAATACTAAAGAGAGCTACAAACAGGAGGCCAACGGCTCCCTGTCAGACAGCCAGGCCAGGTCCATCTACTCGCACCACAGGGAGCCCAGCTACTTTGAGATCCCCACCAAGGAGTTCCAGCAGCGGGAGCTCCAGGAGGTTCCCACTAAGGACACTGACCCCCCTGCTGTCCCTGTTCTCCCCCCagcccccacccccacaccccctGTGGTGCAGAGCCACGCCTCCTTCACCATCGAGTTTGATGACTGCATGCCGGGCAAAATCAAGATCAAAGACCATGTGACCAAGTTCTCCTTCCGCCAGCAACGCAAGCTCCTGAGTAAGGAGGCGGTCACCGCACCCACTGAGGTGATGTCAGCAGAGAGCAAGGTGGCTGATTGGCTGGACCAAAGCGACGTGCGCATGRTGCAGAGGTGGTCTCGGACAGAGGACATTTTCAGCACCAACAGTGACCTGCCCATCTACAACAATGCTTCCACAG GCCATCACCATGAGGATGGGACTCGGGGCAACTCTGAGGATTCTGTTGTGAACGGGAAGCAGGTTATCCAGTCAAAGCCACCGATGGGGCCTCACACGACTCTATCAACCCATCTGTGGCCCCCTAGACCCTTCACACCCCCTGACTCAGAGGAGCTTCTGTCCAGCTCCCCTCCAGAGACTCACTCCCCTCCTCAGAGCCATGGCAAAGAAGACCCCCAGCAGGCCTTCGTCATCGAGTTCTTTGATGACAATCCACGCAAGAAGCGTTCACAGACCTTCACCAACAACACAGTCCAGCCCGACAGCCCGGCCCTTAGGAACAAGCTGGAGAAGAAGTTGGGCCCCAGCACCCCCACCCAGCAGTATACCATACCCCTGAAGGGCCCAGGCCCTGGAGGCCCCCAGAGGGCCGGCTCCCTGAGGCGGGAGAAGATGGAGGATCGGATCAATACTAGCTTCTCTTCCCAATCTTCCTCCATACAGCCCAGGCCCTTTAGAAGTGTGGGCCGCAGGTCCAAACTGGCCCAGGACTTCACTGCTGAGTTCCTGAGGGAGTCTAGACAGGAGACTAGACCGAGCATGAACACAACCTGGGAGAGGAAGACTTCACCTGTGTCTCCTACCATCAGCCCACCACCAACAGAAATGGCAGCAGTGCCCAACTCCCACCATACCCCACCAAGCCCCCCTCAGCCCCCTGTCCCATATCTGACTCAGACCTCCACCGTCAACCAGCCTGTGCCCCTGAAAGCCCCTCTAATATCCCTGGTCAACCATACCCTGGAGGCCGCAGGTACCCTGGAGGCCGCAGGTACCCTGGAGGCCGCAGGTACCCTGGAGGCCGCAGGTACCCTGGAGGCCGCAGGTACCCTGGAGGCCGCACGTACCCTGGAGGCCGCACGTACCCTGGAGGCCGCACGTACCCTGGAGGCCGCACGTACCCTGGAGGCCGCACGTACCCTGGAGGCCGCACGGAGCCTGGAGGCCACACAGAGCCTGGAGGTTGGAAGCCCCAGAAGCTTGGGGAATGAGGAGGATGATGCCTTGAGTGAAGCAGGCACCTACACCATCGAGACAGAGGTCCAGGATGAAGAGGTGGTGGAGGCACGCAGCAAGATAGACCAG GTGTTTGGGGTTGTTGAGGGGCCAGAGCAGCCCAGCCACACTGCAGCAGCAGCATATAAGCCTGTTAAGCCTCAGGACAGGGATGAGCATAGGGAGAGTAGCTCTGTGGATCTAAGGCCAGCTCCAGGGCAGGGACAGAATCAGCTGCAG GTGTCTGGTGGCTCTAAGTGGGTGTCTCGCTGGGCCAGCCTGGCAGACAGCTACACAGACTCTGGCCCCGCCTCAGGCCTCTTCGACATCCCCTCACAGATTGAGCTGTCAGGAGGAG TTGGTGGGAGGACCGGCTATCAGGCGATGCTCAGTCGCAACGTCAAAAGTGTGGAATCAGAAGGCCAGAGTTCCAGAACACGGCGGATTCTGCCTCAGGCACCGTTGGTGGAGACGAATGAGACTCCAACTCCCAGCATTCTAGTCCATCAGGACACTTACTCTACCTATGATGTCAGAGAGAAGAGCTCCAGAGCCCTCTGTCCACAGGAGGGACTCCACAACCTGTCTGTACAGGACGACCTAGACCCAGACAGCCTGAGTGATGTCAGTAAGTCAGACGACGGCTCCATCGTAGAACAGAGGACGACGCCCACACCAGATATGACAGACAAGAGTTCATctcagagcagagaagaggagaggcccAGACTCCCACCCAAGTCTACATCATTCTACATCGACTCTGAGAAGCGGGGATCCAGACCCAATACGCCCAGGACTGAGAGAAAACTACCACCTCCTCCTAATACACCACAGCTCTCCACagccaccctgaccaaacaacgGGGTGGACAGGACTCACAGAAGACTGTGAAGCCCAACTCGTCAGCTCCCAAGCTGGACTACCAGGGTAGAGTCAGCCCTCAGCCCAAGGAGATCTCAGTGTGTCTGGTCAGGCAGGAGAGCTTCACTAAGGACCAGCCAAGTGATGCTGCACAGGTCACCAGACTCCCCCACATCTCCAGCCAGCCTGCTCTGAATGACCCAGACCCTGCTGAGGTGTTCCAGGGTATCTGCAGCCAGGACACCCACTCCTACCTCAAGGAGACTGAGGACGCTCTGGCTGCCCTGGAGGCCAAGCTCCAGGCCCAGACTGATGTAGTTCCTTGTCCCATAGATGACACTCTGTCTGGGGAGTCTGACATGGACTCAGCTAGCACTGCCAGCCAGCGCAGCAACCAGACTGCCCCCAAGACCAGATCTAAGAAGCCCTCTATCACCTGTGGCCTTCAGAGGGAGAGGTCCTCTGCCAGCTCCTTCACCCAGAAGCCCAGTCGCCTGCCGTCAGCCCATAATCGCCTGTCAGAAAAGCAGCGGTCTCAGGGAGAAGATAGCAGAGATAGTAAGCCTGAACCAGGCAGGAGACTGGGGATGAGACGCAGTGTGGGCAAACATGGCTCCATGGACCTTAGCGATGACCCCCAGAGCTCCAGCTTACCCTACTGGCCTGATACCATTTCCTCAGACCAGGAAGGCTACCGGCCCACTGCACGCAAGAAGTACACCGCCSCCCTGCAGAAGGAGGAGTCTTCTAAGTCCTCAAAAGTGTCCCAGGCCCTGAGCCGCTCCAACAGCATGTATGCCCCAAGGCCTACTAGAGCCTCCATGCTTCGTCGGGCTCGCCTGGGCGAGGCGTCCGACAACGAGGGCACAGAGACGGACAGGATCTCCCAGGAGGCCAGTGGGACCACCAAGGCCTCCCAGGACAGTAAGAAGCAGCTCTCCAGGCTGGACATGCTGGCTCTGCCCCGGAAGAGGACCAGCTCCTTCCACACTCCCAGTGATACAGAGTCCTCCGCACCCAGGACCGGCTTCTCCAACCGCAGCACAGAGTCCAACAGCGGCTCTGGGCGTAAGGCCTCTGTCGCCGGACCCAGCTCTAAGCCTGTGCTTGGCAGGGCCTCTGGAGCTCCCTGCAAGCCCATCACCCGCGGCCGCTCCAGCAGTGCCAAATACACCAGCAGCACAGCCA GCTCCAGACAACGGCAGAAAGGCTCTGACTACACCTCCACCTCGGAGGAGGAGTATGACTCTGGTAACCAGATCACCCCTAAACACAAACGCTCCCAGACCCCCTCAGCCTCCCGCTCCCAGCCCCTCATCCCCCCGCGCCCCAAACCCCGCTCAAGAGACTCGGACCAGGAGAGTCACGAGGGAGACGCCTACCAGAACTGGTCCTCCCACAGTGCTGAGATAGCAAA ACTGAGTCAGGACCTGGCTAAAGATCTGGCCATCCTGGCCAGGGAGATCCATGACGTGGCTGGTGATACTGATCCTCAGAGCTCTTCTGGAGTGGAGGCCAACACACCTGCCTCTACCATGACCACCCAGGATGAG TTGGTTCATCCTATTCCTGAGGCTGGTGTGAACTACCAGAGAGCTCCCCCTGGTTCACCTGCTGCCGGGGACCCCGACCAGACCATGATGAATGAGCAGGAACACAACTCTAAGCACAGAGGATGGAACCAGGAAGAG gttgttGTTGATGACCTTATGCTGAATCCAGTGTCCCAGATCTCTCTGGCTATTCGAGAAAACACAGAGCAACTAGCTGAGAAAATAAA GGTACTATTCCACAACAAACAGGACGTTTGGGAGGAGATTGAAGCAAAGATCAATGCTGAAAATGACATCCCTGTCCTGAAAGGCTCAAACAAG GAAATCACATCTATTCTCAAAGAGCTCAGAAGAGTTCAGAGACAACTTGAAG tcatcaacaccatcattgaaCCCAGTGGGAACCTTGAGCCAGCCAAAACCTCCACTCCTATCTCCCCCTCCTCAGCCAGCGTAAGGCCATCCAGGGCCCCTTCGAGAGACTGGAGATCATTAGGTTCCCAGCGGGGTGAGGGTGGGGTCTCCTCTTCCAGCTCCAGGTCCAGTGAGAGTGTCAGGAGATCAGCTATGGCCTCAGAGGCAGAGAGCTATGTGGTCTGA